From a region of the Enterobacter cancerogenus genome:
- the crrC gene encoding colistin resistant protein CrrC, with protein sequence MNIEFSKCFSTKKIGIYTLFLLLSWGLLFTWLVLMHKMDEKVAATLPSSPIIYGCIVLSVVSLIIQNRAGAFTELLVIAFWLMVIFIYLIFTFNVLLNAAPDFNDLVFYYECYLIIFFCGSPLYLIMRMI encoded by the coding sequence ATGAACATAGAATTTTCGAAATGTTTCTCTACTAAGAAAATTGGGATATATACTCTGTTCCTGCTCCTGTCGTGGGGATTACTTTTTACCTGGCTGGTGTTGATGCATAAAATGGATGAAAAAGTCGCCGCGACGCTACCCTCTTCTCCCATTATCTATGGCTGCATCGTTTTGTCAGTTGTCTCTTTGATAATACAAAATAGAGCAGGCGCATTCACTGAATTACTTGTCATCGCCTTCTGGCTAATGGTGATTTTTATTTATCTCATTTTTACGTTCAATGTGCTATTGAACGCCGCACCTGATTTCAACGATCTGGTGTTTTACTACGAGTGCTACTTAATTATCTTCTTTTGCGGTTCACCGTTGTACCTCATTATGAGGATGATTTGA